From the Streptomyces nigrescens genome, one window contains:
- a CDS encoding carbon-nitrogen hydrolase family protein, producing MKIACLQTACGTTDVEQTLDRLRDAAGKAAAEGAELLIAPEMTVGGYPLQYAALAQSAGPAEGPQCTAVSEIAREAGIAVAHGWPERDGTHLYNAVRLVGRDGRPLAVYRKAHLYGRAEQELFTPGGSGVVQASLGGLTVGMLICYDVEFPEAVRAHALAGTDLLLVPTGLMSPWDFVAQTIVPARAFESQLYIAYANWSGEHGGLRFCGRTTIAAPDGTVECLDPAASGGDQLLFGEADPATLASARRTTPYLRDRRPELYGS from the coding sequence GTGAAGATCGCCTGCCTTCAGACCGCCTGTGGCACGACGGATGTCGAGCAGACCCTCGACAGGCTGCGGGACGCCGCGGGGAAGGCGGCCGCCGAGGGCGCCGAGCTGCTGATCGCTCCGGAGATGACGGTCGGCGGCTACCCCCTGCAGTACGCGGCCCTCGCGCAGTCGGCCGGCCCCGCGGAAGGCCCGCAGTGCACCGCGGTCTCCGAGATCGCACGGGAGGCCGGGATCGCAGTGGCGCACGGCTGGCCCGAGCGGGACGGTACGCACCTCTACAACGCGGTGCGGCTCGTCGGCCGCGACGGGCGGCCGCTGGCCGTCTACCGGAAGGCGCATCTCTACGGCCGGGCCGAGCAGGAGCTGTTCACCCCCGGCGGGAGCGGCGTGGTGCAGGCGTCCCTGGGCGGCCTGACCGTGGGCATGCTGATCTGTTACGACGTCGAGTTCCCCGAGGCCGTGCGGGCCCACGCGCTCGCGGGCACGGATCTGCTGCTGGTGCCGACGGGCTTGATGAGCCCATGGGACTTCGTCGCCCAAACGATCGTGCCCGCCCGCGCCTTCGAGAGTCAGCTCTACATCGCCTACGCCAACTGGAGCGGCGAACACGGTGGCCTGCGCTTCTGCGGCCGGACCACGATCGCCGCCCCGGACGGCACGGTGGAGTGCCTCGACCCCGCCGCGTCCGGTGGCGACCAGCTCCTCTTCGGCGAGGCCGACCCCGCCACGCTGGCCTCGGCGCGCCGGACCACGCCCTACCTCAGGGACCGCCGCCCGGAGCTGTACGGGAGCTGA
- a CDS encoding S9 family peptidase, protein MPSRTVTSEQSTNSADFPWQFARSRRFSLGVPRHFTVSPDGRRVLFLRTLSGTDPVGRLWQYEDGTERLLADPALLVGAGPNAVPEEERLLRERARERTVGVVSYATDEAARLAAFALSGALWAVRTDGGTPFSVPAAGPVIDPRPSPDGRYIAYVSRRCFHVVDLAGADRQLARAEGPEISYGLAEYVAAESMHRLRGYWWAPDSRRVLVARVDTGPVERRYVSDPADPTKPPQAIRYPAAGTPNAEVTLQFLSLEGERVEVEWDRKAYEYVVAAGWDAHGPFITVQSRDQRVVRTLAVDPETGATEVLHERTDPAWVEIIDGTPARTASGALVLHEDEGDTRYLTVGGRRVTPEGMQLCAVLGVEDERVLFTASEDPLETHVWCHEPGRGNRRLSREPGRYTGVARGGTVVLAGETLRGNEAGVLRGDETAGDPPYQALTSLAEEPSVTPRPVHLTLGERELRGALYLPSWHEEGTGKLPVLLDPYGGPGIQLVGRARGWFTYVSQWFAEQGFAVLVVDGRGTPNRGPAWEKTIHGDQLTPALEDQVDALRAAAARYADLDLTRVAIRGWSFGGFLAAAAVLHRPEIFHAAVAGAPPTDQRMYDTHWKERFLGDPEEQPENYVRSSLAGHGHLLSRPLLLVHGLADDNVAAAHTLRFSAELLAAGKPHSVLPLPGATHLPADDAVNAQLLHFQRDFLLKALEEHADQG, encoded by the coding sequence TTGCCCAGCAGGACCGTGACATCCGAGCAGTCCACGAACTCCGCTGATTTTCCCTGGCAGTTCGCCCGCAGCCGCCGCTTCTCCCTAGGGGTACCCCGGCATTTCACCGTCTCCCCCGACGGCCGGCGGGTGCTCTTCCTCCGTACGCTCTCGGGCACCGATCCCGTGGGCCGGCTGTGGCAGTACGAGGACGGTACGGAACGGCTGTTGGCCGATCCGGCACTCCTGGTTGGGGCGGGTCCCAACGCGGTCCCCGAGGAGGAGAGACTCCTCCGGGAGCGCGCCCGCGAGCGGACGGTGGGAGTGGTGTCGTACGCGACGGACGAGGCCGCCCGTCTGGCGGCGTTCGCGCTGTCGGGGGCCCTGTGGGCGGTGCGTACCGACGGCGGCACCCCGTTCTCGGTCCCCGCGGCCGGTCCGGTGATCGACCCCCGTCCCTCCCCCGACGGCCGGTACATCGCCTATGTGAGCCGCCGCTGCTTCCACGTCGTCGACCTGGCCGGCGCCGACCGTCAGCTGGCCCGTGCGGAGGGTCCGGAGATCTCCTACGGGCTCGCCGAGTACGTGGCCGCCGAGTCCATGCACCGGCTGCGCGGCTACTGGTGGGCACCGGACAGCCGCCGCGTCCTGGTGGCCAGGGTCGACACCGGCCCGGTGGAACGGCGTTATGTCAGCGATCCGGCCGACCCGACGAAGCCGCCGCAGGCGATCCGCTATCCGGCGGCCGGCACCCCCAATGCGGAGGTCACCCTGCAGTTCCTCTCGCTGGAGGGGGAGCGGGTCGAGGTGGAGTGGGACCGTAAGGCGTACGAGTACGTCGTGGCGGCCGGCTGGGACGCGCACGGTCCGTTCATCACCGTGCAGAGCCGCGACCAGCGCGTGGTGCGCACGCTCGCGGTCGATCCGGAGACCGGTGCCACCGAAGTGCTGCACGAGCGGACCGATCCCGCGTGGGTGGAGATCATCGACGGCACCCCCGCCCGCACGGCGTCGGGCGCCTTGGTGCTCCATGAGGACGAGGGCGACACCCGGTATCTGACCGTCGGGGGCCGGCGGGTCACCCCGGAGGGGATGCAGCTGTGCGCGGTCCTCGGGGTCGAGGACGAGCGGGTGCTGTTCACAGCGAGCGAGGATCCGCTGGAGACCCATGTGTGGTGCCATGAGCCCGGCCGCGGCAACCGCCGGCTGAGCCGGGAGCCCGGCAGGTACACGGGCGTGGCGCGGGGCGGCACGGTCGTCCTGGCGGGCGAGACGTTGCGGGGCAACGAGGCGGGCGTACTGCGCGGCGACGAGACGGCCGGGGACCCGCCGTACCAGGCCCTCACCTCGCTCGCCGAGGAGCCGTCGGTCACCCCGAGGCCGGTCCATCTCACCCTCGGCGAACGGGAGTTGCGCGGCGCCCTCTACCTGCCGTCGTGGCACGAGGAGGGCACCGGAAAGCTGCCGGTGCTCCTCGACCCCTACGGGGGACCGGGCATACAGCTCGTGGGACGGGCCCGCGGATGGTTCACCTACGTGTCGCAGTGGTTCGCCGAGCAGGGGTTCGCGGTGCTGGTGGTCGACGGGCGCGGAACCCCGAACCGGGGCCCGGCCTGGGAGAAGACCATTCATGGCGACCAGCTCACGCCCGCGCTGGAGGACCAGGTGGACGCGCTGCGGGCGGCCGCGGCGCGCTACGCCGACCTGGATCTGACGCGAGTGGCGATCCGCGGCTGGTCGTTCGGCGGGTTCCTGGCCGCGGCCGCCGTGCTGCACCGCCCCGAGATCTTCCACGCGGCGGTCGCCGGCGCCCCGCCCACCGACCAGCGGATGTACGACACCCACTGGAAGGAGCGGTTCCTGGGCGACCCCGAGGAGCAGCCGGAGAACTATGTGCGCTCCTCCCTGGCCGGCCACGGCCATCTGCTGAGCCGTCCGCTGCTGCTGGTCCACGGGCTCGCGGACGACAATGTGGCGGCCGCGCACACCCTGCGCTTCTCGGCGGAGCTGCTCGCGGCGGGCAAGCCCCACAGTGTGCTGCCGCTGCCCGGTGCCACGCATCTGCCGGCCGACGACGCGGTCAATGCGCAGCTGCTGCACTTCCAGCGGGACTTCCTGCTGAAGGCGCTGGAAGAGCACGCCGACCAGGGCTGA
- a CDS encoding BTAD domain-containing putative transcriptional regulator, with the protein MQIGMLGPFEVRTDDGGWADVPGARLRGLLIALALKPGHVVPKASLVDWIWGEHLPAGATNALQRLVSRLRKALPDGVVESRPDGYRLAVEPDAVDAVRFERLVIAGQACTEDASRRVRLLREALELWRGAAMQDVGLQDSAAFDAAVGRFEGLRLTATEERFDAEITLGRGAERVTELTDLVAAHPLRERFVAALMRALVAAGRDSDALLVYQRAREALADALGADPSPELSAVHLALLRGELGRRETSHRTNLRAELTTFVGRGADTAAVRELIAGHRLTTVTGPGGSGKTRLATETARTLLGELPDGAWLVELAAIGADGDVAQAALAGLGLRDALLGGAPNAELTDRIVAAIREREALLILDNCEHVIESAASFAHRVLGECRGLRILATSREPLGITGEALWPVEPLALPEGDAGPGEIESSPAVQLLRDRAGAVRRDLAVDAPTLATMVRVCRALDGMPLAIELAAARLRTMSVDQLAGRLDDRFRLLTSGSRTALPRHKTLRAAVDWSWELLTDAERRVLRRLSVFSGGASLEAAERVCAGDAVEQEQVLELLTALAEKSLLLAEGGSAPRYRMLGTIKEYAGHRLAEAGESDLARHAHLAYFTELTETAEPHLRRAEQLDWLATLGAEHDNIASAMRGALAAGEAQAAMRLAAGAGWYWWLSGHKTEGMELITAATRTPGEVTDDVRATVYGLVVLFVTSGPGDEHQAAEWIHKAYRFSRRSPGGHPLIGFVAPLERMLQAPDAFLPAFEPLLDDEDPWARALARLHLGKMRIVLGHDGQDADAYLEKALAEFRALGERFGISFALTELAERIAVRGDFAGACAHYEEAIAVVTEIGATEDVMRMRSRQARLHWLLGDKDAAAAAIAEAQRCAERVTWPGALAFLAFAKAEFARWDGDAEEAHRQLGVAAAVLGDEAEQASLRAVTHDLLGYLADDPGEARAHRAAAYEAASEAGHAPLIAQVLVGVADLALRRDEHEQAVRLLAASAGVRGLPDRSHPDVARIEQTARRHLGDARFAEATREGTRTSWSQLVDVTLASGG; encoded by the coding sequence GTGCAGATCGGGATGCTGGGTCCGTTCGAGGTTCGCACGGACGACGGCGGATGGGCCGACGTGCCGGGCGCGCGGCTGCGCGGACTGCTGATCGCCCTCGCGCTCAAGCCGGGGCACGTGGTCCCGAAGGCGTCGCTCGTCGACTGGATCTGGGGGGAGCACCTGCCCGCCGGGGCGACGAACGCCCTGCAGCGCTTGGTTTCCCGGCTGCGGAAGGCGCTGCCGGACGGGGTGGTCGAGAGCCGGCCGGACGGCTACCGGCTGGCGGTGGAGCCTGACGCCGTCGACGCCGTGCGGTTCGAACGCCTCGTCATCGCGGGCCAGGCCTGCACTGAGGACGCTTCCCGGCGGGTGCGGCTGCTGCGTGAGGCCCTCGAACTGTGGCGCGGTGCGGCCATGCAGGACGTCGGTCTGCAGGACAGCGCCGCGTTCGACGCCGCGGTCGGCCGGTTCGAGGGGTTGCGCCTGACCGCCACGGAGGAGCGGTTCGACGCGGAGATCACCCTCGGACGCGGTGCGGAGAGGGTCACGGAGCTGACCGACCTGGTGGCCGCGCACCCGCTGCGGGAACGGTTCGTCGCCGCGCTGATGCGCGCCCTGGTCGCGGCAGGTCGCGACAGCGATGCGCTGCTGGTGTACCAGCGCGCGAGGGAGGCCCTGGCCGACGCGCTGGGCGCCGACCCCTCGCCGGAACTGTCCGCTGTCCACCTCGCGCTGCTGCGGGGCGAGCTGGGGCGGCGGGAGACGAGCCACAGGACCAACCTGCGCGCCGAGCTGACCACCTTCGTCGGCAGGGGCGCCGATACCGCCGCGGTCCGTGAGCTCATCGCCGGGCACCGGCTCACCACCGTGACCGGGCCGGGCGGCTCGGGGAAGACCAGGCTGGCGACGGAGACCGCGCGCACGCTGCTCGGCGAACTGCCGGACGGGGCCTGGCTGGTGGAGCTCGCCGCCATCGGCGCGGACGGCGACGTGGCGCAGGCGGCGCTCGCCGGGCTCGGCCTGCGGGACGCGCTGCTCGGCGGGGCCCCGAACGCGGAGCTGACGGACCGGATCGTCGCCGCGATCCGCGAGCGGGAGGCGCTGCTGATCCTGGACAACTGCGAGCATGTGATCGAGTCCGCGGCGTCGTTCGCCCACCGGGTGCTCGGGGAGTGCCGGGGGCTGCGGATCCTGGCGACGAGCCGGGAACCGCTCGGTATCACCGGGGAGGCGCTGTGGCCGGTCGAGCCGCTGGCCCTGCCGGAGGGGGACGCGGGACCGGGCGAGATCGAGTCCTCACCCGCCGTCCAACTGCTGCGGGACCGGGCCGGGGCGGTGCGCCGCGATCTCGCCGTGGACGCCCCCACGCTGGCGACGATGGTCCGCGTCTGCCGCGCGCTGGACGGGATGCCGCTGGCGATCGAACTGGCCGCGGCCCGCTTGCGCACCATGTCCGTCGACCAGCTCGCGGGCCGGCTCGACGACCGCTTCCGCCTGCTGACCAGCGGCAGCCGGACCGCGCTGCCGCGGCACAAGACGCTGCGCGCTGCGGTCGACTGGAGCTGGGAGCTGCTCACCGACGCCGAGCGGAGGGTTCTGCGCAGGCTCTCGGTGTTCTCCGGCGGGGCGAGCCTGGAAGCGGCCGAACGGGTCTGCGCGGGCGACGCCGTCGAGCAGGAGCAGGTGCTCGAACTGCTCACCGCGCTGGCCGAGAAGTCGCTGCTGCTCGCCGAGGGCGGCAGCGCCCCGCGCTACCGCATGCTGGGCACGATCAAGGAGTACGCCGGGCACCGGCTGGCGGAGGCGGGGGAATCGGACCTGGCGCGCCATGCGCATCTGGCCTACTTCACCGAGCTCACCGAGACCGCGGAGCCGCATCTGCGCCGCGCCGAGCAGCTGGACTGGCTGGCCACGCTCGGGGCCGAGCACGACAACATCGCTTCCGCGATGCGTGGCGCGCTCGCGGCGGGCGAGGCGCAGGCGGCGATGCGGCTCGCGGCGGGCGCCGGCTGGTACTGGTGGCTCAGCGGGCACAAAACCGAGGGCATGGAGCTGATCACCGCGGCCACCAGGACGCCCGGCGAGGTGACCGACGACGTCCGGGCCACGGTGTACGGCCTGGTCGTGCTGTTCGTGACCTCCGGACCGGGCGACGAACACCAGGCCGCGGAGTGGATCCACAAGGCGTACCGGTTCAGCCGGCGCAGTCCGGGCGGCCACCCGCTGATCGGGTTCGTCGCCCCGCTGGAACGCATGCTCCAGGCACCGGACGCGTTCCTGCCCGCGTTCGAACCGCTGCTGGACGACGAGGACCCCTGGGCGCGCGCGCTGGCCCGGCTGCACCTGGGCAAGATGCGGATCGTGCTCGGCCATGACGGACAGGACGCGGACGCCTACCTGGAGAAGGCGCTCGCCGAATTCCGGGCGCTCGGCGAGCGGTTCGGGATCTCGTTCGCCCTGACCGAGCTGGCGGAACGGATCGCCGTGCGCGGAGATTTCGCCGGTGCGTGCGCACACTATGAGGAGGCGATCGCGGTCGTCACCGAGATCGGTGCCACCGAGGACGTCATGCGCATGCGGTCGCGACAGGCGCGGCTGCACTGGCTACTGGGCGACAAGGACGCCGCTGCGGCCGCCATCGCCGAGGCACAACGGTGCGCGGAGCGGGTCACCTGGCCGGGTGCGCTGGCCTTCCTGGCCTTCGCGAAGGCGGAGTTCGCCCGGTGGGACGGCGACGCCGAGGAGGCGCACAGGCAACTCGGCGTCGCGGCGGCCGTACTGGGCGACGAGGCGGAGCAGGCGAGCCTCCGCGCGGTGACGCACGACCTGCTCGGCTACCTCGCCGACGACCCCGGCGAAGCCCGGGCGCACCGCGCGGCGGCCTACGAGGCGGCGTCCGAGGCGGGACACGCGCCGCTGATCGCGCAGGTGCTCGTCGGGGTCGCGGATCTGGCACTGCGCCGCGACGAGCACGAGCAGGCCGTGCGGCTGCTCGCGGCGAGCGCGGGCGTGCGCGGGCTGCCGGACCGCTCCCACCCGGACGTGGCGCGGATAGAGCAGACCGCACGGCGCCATCTCGGCGACGCGCGGTTCGCCGAGGCGACTCGGGAGGGGACACGGACCAGCTGGTCCCAGCTGGTCGACGTCACGCTCGCTTCCGGCGGGTAG
- a CDS encoding Rieske (2Fe-2S) protein, which produces MTATEETGPAPAGRGAGRRAVVAAVGAAGLTAALAACGGSMEDAGGGSSKAAGDEQAAPGTSGGGDSGSGGTGGSGGDGAAGGEGGPTLAKTSEIPKGGGKIFKGEKVVVTQPQDGEIKAFSAICTHAGCVVGEVAGGTINCMCHGSKFDITDGSVKTGPATKALAPAKVTVKGGSVTLG; this is translated from the coding sequence ATGACGGCGACGGAGGAGACCGGCCCGGCGCCGGCGGGGCGCGGAGCGGGACGGCGGGCCGTCGTCGCGGCGGTCGGCGCGGCCGGGCTCACGGCCGCGCTCGCGGCCTGCGGCGGCAGCATGGAGGACGCGGGGGGCGGCAGCTCCAAGGCAGCGGGTGACGAGCAGGCCGCCCCGGGGACGAGCGGCGGGGGCGACAGCGGCTCGGGCGGCACCGGAGGGAGCGGGGGCGACGGTGCCGCCGGTGGGGAGGGTGGCCCCACCCTCGCCAAGACCTCGGAGATCCCCAAGGGCGGGGGCAAGATCTTCAAGGGCGAGAAGGTCGTCGTCACCCAGCCCCAGGACGGCGAGATCAAAGCCTTCTCCGCGATCTGCACCCACGCGGGCTGTGTCGTCGGCGAGGTCGCCGGCGGCACCATCAACTGCATGTGCCACGGCAGCAAGTTCGACATCACCGATGGCAGCGTGAAGACCGGCCCCGCCACCAAGGCGCTGGCACCCGCCAAGGTGACCGTCAAGGGCGGCTCGGTCACCCTCGGCTGA
- a CDS encoding trypsin-like serine peptidase has protein sequence MSKTSTSVIRRRRGRSMGLAAAGTALVLSAPTPATALAGQARPASADPVSVLTYTAKERKEALDYWTPARIKAVGKSVDLGPAGPKAKPWQGTAMKTVGRLFFVNANGADTWCTATAVKSANRSAVMTAAHCVRRGSSPYNTNIAMVFVPGYSKGKMPYGAFAVRDAVTPRSWEQDSTDDLSTLVVDADKSGRKLTDVVGGQDIAFNRPVGGTISAFGYSATRPQLGEELLRCVGTAKKKSGVQAIPCDMSGGSSGGPWLADFNATTGKGVLVSVNSALDSLTPTEMQGEVLGATAKKVYDRAQNG, from the coding sequence ATGTCCAAGACATCCACTTCCGTCATCCGTCGTCGTCGTGGCCGATCCATGGGACTCGCCGCGGCCGGTACGGCCCTCGTCCTCTCCGCCCCGACCCCGGCGACGGCCTTAGCGGGCCAGGCCCGCCCCGCCTCGGCCGACCCGGTCTCCGTCCTGACGTACACCGCCAAGGAACGCAAGGAAGCCCTCGACTACTGGACACCCGCCCGCATCAAGGCTGTCGGGAAGTCCGTGGACCTCGGTCCGGCCGGGCCGAAGGCCAAGCCGTGGCAGGGCACCGCCATGAAGACCGTCGGGCGGCTCTTCTTCGTCAACGCGAACGGTGCCGATACCTGGTGCACGGCCACTGCCGTCAAGAGCGCCAACCGCTCCGCCGTGATGACCGCGGCACACTGCGTGCGCCGGGGCTCCTCTCCCTACAACACCAACATCGCGATGGTGTTCGTCCCCGGCTACAGCAAGGGCAAGATGCCCTACGGCGCGTTCGCGGTCCGCGACGCCGTGACCCCGCGCAGCTGGGAGCAGGACTCCACCGACGACCTGTCCACGCTGGTCGTCGACGCCGACAAGAGCGGCCGCAAGCTCACTGATGTCGTGGGCGGCCAGGACATCGCCTTCAACCGCCCCGTTGGCGGCACCATCTCCGCCTTCGGCTACTCCGCCACCCGCCCGCAGCTCGGCGAGGAACTCCTCCGCTGCGTCGGCACGGCGAAGAAGAAGAGCGGCGTACAGGCCATCCCCTGCGACATGAGCGGCGGCTCCAGCGGCGGCCCGTGGCTGGCCGACTTCAACGCCACCACCGGCAAGGGCGTCCTGGTCTCGGTCAACAGTGCACTGGACTCCCTGACACCGACCGAGATGCAGGGAGAGGTGCTGGGAGCCACAGCCAAGAAGGTGTACGACCGGGCCCAGAACGGCTGA
- a CDS encoding cytochrome P450 produces MSQTVATPHGLSTERDAGPFDPPSQITRLREARPVSPMVFPDGHEGWIVTGYDAVRQLLADTRFSSRQDIGILHMPYETPNMPAATEPSPQVPGLFVAMDPPDHTRLRRKLTGAFTVKRMKQLEEHIIDIAERQLDEVARLAPPVDLVKEFALPVPSLVICELLGVPYADRETFQVNSAKFLVKDQSFDEKIAAYTALTTYLAELVTRKRATPGEDILSDLARHDDLTIEELTGIAFLLLLAGHETTANVLALGTFALLEHPEQLAELRATPDLMPGAVEELMRYLSIADIFYRYATEDIELCGETIPEGSTVVISLLAANRDPKRFDNPDTLDIHRKARGHLSFGHGIHQCLGQQLARIEMRAGFEGLLRRFPTLELAIPAGEVKLKSDMNIYGVHELPVTWTETAR; encoded by the coding sequence ATGAGTCAGACGGTCGCCACCCCGCACGGCCTTTCCACGGAGCGCGACGCGGGCCCCTTCGACCCGCCCAGCCAAATCACCCGGCTGCGTGAGGCCCGCCCGGTCAGTCCCATGGTCTTCCCCGACGGTCACGAGGGCTGGATCGTCACCGGCTACGACGCGGTCCGCCAGCTCCTGGCCGACACCCGGTTCAGCTCCCGTCAGGACATCGGCATTCTCCACATGCCGTACGAGACCCCCAACATGCCCGCCGCCACCGAACCGTCCCCGCAGGTGCCGGGCCTGTTCGTCGCCATGGACCCGCCGGACCACACCCGGCTGCGGCGCAAGCTCACCGGCGCCTTCACCGTCAAACGCATGAAGCAGCTCGAAGAGCACATCATCGATATCGCCGAGCGGCAGCTGGACGAGGTGGCGCGCCTTGCCCCGCCGGTCGACCTGGTCAAGGAGTTCGCGCTGCCGGTGCCCTCGCTGGTGATCTGCGAACTGCTCGGTGTCCCCTACGCGGACCGGGAGACCTTCCAGGTCAACTCCGCCAAGTTCCTGGTCAAGGACCAGTCGTTCGACGAGAAGATAGCCGCGTACACCGCGCTGACCACGTACCTGGCCGAACTGGTCACGCGCAAACGCGCCACCCCCGGCGAAGACATCCTGTCCGACCTGGCCCGCCATGACGACCTCACCATCGAGGAGCTGACGGGCATCGCCTTCCTGCTGCTGCTCGCGGGCCACGAGACCACCGCCAATGTGCTGGCACTGGGCACCTTCGCGCTCTTGGAGCACCCCGAGCAGCTGGCCGAACTGCGCGCCACCCCGGACCTGATGCCCGGCGCCGTCGAGGAACTCATGCGCTACCTGTCCATTGCCGACATCTTCTATCGCTACGCAACGGAGGACATCGAACTCTGCGGTGAAACCATCCCCGAGGGATCGACCGTCGTCATCTCGCTGCTGGCGGCCAACCGCGATCCGAAGCGCTTCGACAACCCCGACACCCTGGACATCCACCGCAAGGCCCGCGGTCACCTGTCCTTCGGTCACGGCATCCACCAGTGCCTGGGCCAGCAACTCGCCCGCATCGAGATGCGCGCCGGTTTCGAGGGACTGCTGCGCCGCTTCCCGACCCTCGAGCTCGCCATCCCCGCCGGCGAGGTGAAACTCAAGAGCGACATGAACATCTACGGCGTCCACGAACTGCCGGTCACCTGGACGGAAACGGCCCGGTAA
- a CDS encoding class I adenylate-forming enzyme family protein, translated as MNAKIFAPDSVRTLSEFEHDALRIAQVLGERGVGPGDRVMLKAGNSAAWVATLLGLMHIGASIVLIDQQEHAEQTRKIILRTGTKLVLSDEDSPLDSSQEAVHLYELLVSAAGRQIADEPLTADAWCELPDGLIMWTSGSTGTPKGVVKSGRKFLKNLERNAAQVGHREDDVLLPLLPFAHQYGLSMVLIAWLKRCSLVIAPYKRLDRALLMAEESGATVIDAPPSSYRSMLNLVSRKPSLRPGLERARMFCVGAAPLDDPLVGQYAAEFGRPLLDSYGSTELGNIAFATPDNPVACGQAMDGIQVRVVDDAGRAVPAGEPGEVEVNTPDALEGYLAEDGTLQPSPQGWQRTGDLGRLDADGNLFVLGRKYAVHRMGYTLYPELIERSVAAQGCSARIVALPDERRGAQLVFFVEDDQGQEDAYWRERLCGMLAAYEHPDRVVVLDHFPLNRNGKPDKRQLEHLARAHGR; from the coding sequence GTGAACGCAAAGATCTTTGCCCCTGACTCGGTGCGGACCCTGTCCGAATTCGAGCACGACGCACTCCGTATCGCGCAGGTGCTCGGTGAGCGGGGCGTCGGCCCCGGGGACCGGGTCATGCTCAAGGCGGGCAACTCGGCCGCCTGGGTGGCGACGCTCCTCGGGCTGATGCACATCGGCGCGTCGATCGTGCTGATCGACCAGCAGGAGCATGCGGAGCAGACCCGGAAGATCATCCTGCGCACCGGTACGAAACTCGTCCTCAGCGACGAGGACTCACCGCTCGACAGCAGCCAGGAAGCCGTGCACCTCTACGAGTTGCTGGTGTCCGCCGCCGGCCGGCAGATCGCGGACGAGCCGCTGACCGCCGACGCCTGGTGCGAGCTCCCCGACGGCCTGATCATGTGGACGTCCGGTTCGACCGGCACGCCCAAGGGTGTGGTCAAGTCGGGTCGCAAGTTCCTCAAGAACCTCGAACGGAACGCGGCGCAGGTCGGGCACCGGGAGGACGATGTCCTGCTGCCGCTGCTGCCTTTCGCCCACCAATACGGCCTCTCCATGGTGCTGATCGCCTGGCTGAAGCGGTGTTCGCTGGTGATCGCCCCGTACAAGAGGCTGGACCGGGCACTGCTGATGGCGGAGGAGTCGGGGGCCACGGTCATCGACGCCCCGCCGTCCAGCTACCGCAGCATGCTCAACCTCGTCTCGCGGAAGCCGAGTCTGCGTCCCGGGCTGGAGCGGGCGCGGATGTTCTGCGTCGGCGCGGCGCCGCTGGACGATCCGCTGGTCGGCCAGTACGCGGCGGAATTCGGCCGGCCGCTGCTGGACAGCTACGGCAGCACGGAGCTGGGCAATATCGCGTTCGCGACACCGGACAACCCGGTGGCGTGCGGGCAGGCGATGGACGGTATCCAGGTGCGCGTCGTCGACGATGCGGGCCGGGCGGTCCCCGCGGGCGAGCCCGGCGAGGTGGAGGTGAACACCCCCGACGCGCTGGAGGGCTATCTCGCCGAGGACGGCACCCTGCAGCCCTCGCCACAGGGCTGGCAGCGCACCGGCGACCTCGGCCGCCTCGACGCGGACGGCAATCTCTTCGTCCTCGGCCGCAAGTACGCGGTGCACCGCATGGGTTACACCCTCTATCCCGAGCTGATCGAACGCAGCGTGGCGGCCCAGGGCTGCTCGGCCAGGATCGTCGCCCTGCCCGACGAGCGGCGTGGCGCTCAGCTCGTCTTCTTCGTCGAGGACGACCAGGGCCAGGAGGACGCGTACTGGCGCGAGCGGCTCTGTGGCATGCTGGCGGCCTACGAGCACCCCGACCGAGTCGTCGTGCTCGATCACTTCCCGCTCAACCGCAACGGCAAGCCGGACAAACGGCAGTTGGAGCACCTCGCCCGGGCCCACGGCCGGTGA
- a CDS encoding DNA alkylation repair protein, with protein sequence MAELAGLEDPKTRAVNEKHGDDHGVNLSKLRALARRLKTQQELACRLWETGDTAARLLAILICRPKAFERDELDVMLREARTPKVHDWLVNYVVKKSPHAEELRRAWSADPDPVVASAGWALTTERVAKKPEGLDLAGLLDVIEAEMKDAPDRLQWAMNHCLAQIGIEHPEHRARALDIGERLEVLKDYPTSPGCTSPFAPIWISEMVRRQHDK encoded by the coding sequence ATGGCCGAGCTGGCCGGGCTCGAGGACCCGAAGACGCGCGCGGTGAACGAGAAGCACGGTGACGATCACGGGGTGAACCTCAGCAAGCTGCGCGCGCTCGCGAGGCGGCTGAAGACGCAGCAGGAACTCGCGTGCCGGCTCTGGGAGACGGGTGACACCGCGGCGAGACTGCTGGCGATCCTGATCTGCCGCCCGAAGGCGTTCGAGCGTGACGAGCTGGACGTCATGTTGCGGGAGGCACGGACACCCAAGGTGCACGACTGGCTCGTGAACTACGTGGTGAAGAAGAGCCCGCACGCCGAAGAGCTGCGTCGGGCCTGGTCCGCCGATCCGGATCCCGTGGTCGCGAGTGCCGGCTGGGCGCTGACGACCGAACGCGTGGCGAAGAAGCCCGAGGGTCTCGACCTCGCAGGGCTGCTCGACGTCATCGAGGCGGAGATGAAAGACGCCCCGGATCGCCTGCAGTGGGCGATGAACCACTGCCTGGCTCAGATCGGGATCGAGCACCCCGAGCACCGCGCCCGTGCCCTCGACATCGGTGAGCGCCTGGAGGTGCTCAAGGACTATCCGACTTCCCCGGGCTGCACTTCTCCGTTCGCGCCCATCTGGATCAGTGAGATGGTGCGCCGACAGCACGATAAGTAG